The following proteins are encoded in a genomic region of Cellulomonas sp. ES6:
- the pstA gene encoding phosphate ABC transporter permease PstA, with translation MTATTPATPAGPAADGSATLRELLQTTDRRRRRTDVVMRVLVTGAFLLAMLPLISLTWTVVSRGIGRMNADFLLYSMRGVYGGMDAGGIYHAIVGTLLITLFATVISVPIGLLAAIYLVEYGRGALARLITFLVDVMTGIPSIVAGLFAYALFALIFGPGVRMGLVGSVALSVLMIPVVIRSSEEMRLVPNELREASLALGVPRWLTIIKVVLRTSVAGLTTGVMLAIARVIGETAPLLLTVGVVDSINTNLFDGRMMTLPVYVYRQYAQGLVPCSADDLACVPDINLQRAWAAALTLFLIVMLLNLVGRLVNRWFAPKAR, from the coding sequence ATGACCGCCACCACCCCCGCGACGCCCGCCGGCCCCGCCGCCGACGGCTCCGCCACGCTGCGCGAGCTGCTGCAGACCACCGACCGGCGCCGCCGGCGCACTGACGTCGTCATGCGCGTCCTGGTCACCGGGGCGTTCCTGCTCGCGATGCTGCCGCTGATCTCGCTCACGTGGACCGTGGTGTCCCGCGGCATCGGCCGGATGAACGCCGACTTCCTGCTGTACTCCATGCGCGGCGTCTACGGCGGCATGGACGCGGGCGGCATCTACCACGCGATCGTCGGCACCCTGCTGATCACGCTGTTCGCGACGGTGATCTCGGTGCCGATCGGCCTGCTCGCCGCGATCTACCTCGTCGAGTACGGGCGGGGCGCCCTGGCCCGGCTCATCACGTTCCTCGTCGACGTCATGACCGGCATCCCGTCGATCGTCGCCGGCCTGTTCGCCTACGCGCTGTTCGCGCTCATCTTCGGACCCGGCGTGCGGATGGGCCTCGTCGGCTCCGTCGCGCTGTCGGTGCTGATGATCCCCGTGGTCATCCGCTCCAGCGAGGAGATGCGGCTCGTGCCGAACGAGCTGCGCGAGGCGTCGCTGGCCCTGGGCGTGCCGCGCTGGCTCACGATCATCAAGGTCGTGCTGCGGACCTCCGTCGCGGGCCTCACCACCGGCGTCATGCTGGCGATCGCCCGCGTCATCGGCGAGACCGCGCCGCTGCTGCTCACCGTCGGCGTCGTCGACTCCATCAACACCAACCTGTTCGACGGCCGCATGATGACGCTGCCCGTCTACGTGTACCGGCAGTACGCCCAGGGTCTCGTGCCGTGCTCCGCCGACGACCTGGCGTGCGTCCCCGACATCAACCTCCAGCGGGCGTGGGCGGCGGCCCTCACGCTGTTCCTCATCGTCATGCTGCTGAACCTCGTGGGACGTCTCGTCAACCGCTGGTTCGCGCCGAAGGCCCGCTGA
- a CDS encoding MFS transporter, producing the protein MTGRNEIAIVVGQLAAFVVNAVIGTVWSDHAGVWRYMLAVQAVPAVALFAGMLRMPESPRWLLSRGRDDDALAVLRQVRDPGRAAAELLEVRELVEQERAESPARSGWSELRLPWVRRLVLVGIGVAVVNQLGGINAVMYYGTQLLRESGFSGDVALVANVLNGVFSVAGMLIGLRVINRVTRRSLLLVGLTGIIASHLMIALCSAALPEGPGRSVAVTAFLVLFVGFNQASVGLVCWVVLAELFPLRVRGFAIGLCVFWNWTSNAVISGFFPTVVAGIGVNGTFLVFAGLNVLSWLFVRFVLPETRDRSLEQLEEDFRAARA; encoded by the coding sequence ATCACGGGCCGCAACGAGATCGCCATCGTCGTCGGTCAGCTCGCGGCGTTCGTCGTCAACGCGGTCATCGGCACGGTGTGGTCGGACCACGCGGGCGTGTGGCGGTACATGCTCGCCGTCCAGGCGGTGCCGGCCGTCGCGCTGTTCGCGGGGATGCTGCGGATGCCGGAGTCGCCGCGCTGGCTGCTGAGCCGCGGCCGGGACGACGACGCGCTCGCGGTCCTGCGTCAGGTGCGTGACCCGGGGCGCGCGGCCGCGGAGCTGCTCGAGGTGCGCGAGCTCGTCGAGCAGGAGCGCGCGGAGTCACCGGCGCGCAGCGGCTGGTCCGAGCTGCGGCTGCCGTGGGTGCGCCGCCTCGTGCTCGTCGGCATCGGCGTGGCGGTCGTGAACCAGCTCGGCGGGATCAACGCCGTCATGTACTACGGCACCCAGCTGCTGCGGGAGTCCGGGTTCTCCGGCGACGTGGCGCTGGTCGCGAACGTGCTCAACGGGGTGTTCTCGGTGGCGGGCATGCTGATCGGGCTGCGCGTCATCAACCGCGTCACCCGCCGCTCGCTGCTGCTGGTGGGCCTCACCGGCATCATCGCGTCGCACCTGATGATCGCCCTGTGCTCGGCGGCGCTGCCGGAGGGGCCCGGCCGCTCGGTGGCCGTCACGGCGTTCCTGGTGCTGTTCGTCGGCTTCAACCAGGCGTCCGTCGGGCTGGTGTGCTGGGTGGTCCTGGCCGAGCTGTTCCCGCTGCGTGTGCGCGGGTTCGCGATCGGGCTGTGCGTGTTCTGGAACTGGACGTCGAACGCCGTGATCTCCGGGTTCTTCCCGACGGTCGTCGCGGGCATCGGCGTCAACGGGACGTTCCTGGTGTTCGCCGGTCTCAACGTGCTGTCGTGGTTGTTCGTGCGGTTCGTGCTGCCCGAGACGCGGGACCGGTCGCTGGAGCAGCTGGAGGAGGACTTCCGGGCCGCTCGCGCCTGA
- a CDS encoding phosphoglyceromutase, which yields MTYTLVLLRHGESEWNAKNLFTGWVDVALSEKGVAEAKRGGTLLTGAGVLPDVVHTSLLRRAIMTANYALDTADRLWIPVKRSWRLNERHYGDLQGKDKKQTLQQYGEEQFMLWRRSYDVPPPDIELGSEFSQDQDPRYAGEPIPRAEALKQVLDRALPYWQSDIVPDLKAGKTTLVAAHGNSIRAIVKYLDDVDDATIAGINIPTGIPLVYHLDEETLKPTNPGGTYLDPDAAAEAIAAVANQGR from the coding sequence ATGACCTACACCCTCGTTCTGCTCCGCCACGGCGAGAGCGAATGGAACGCCAAGAACCTGTTCACCGGCTGGGTCGACGTCGCGCTGTCCGAGAAGGGCGTCGCGGAGGCCAAGCGCGGCGGCACCCTGCTGACCGGCGCGGGTGTGCTCCCGGACGTCGTGCACACCTCGCTGCTGCGTCGCGCGATCATGACCGCGAACTACGCGCTCGACACCGCCGACCGCCTGTGGATCCCGGTCAAGCGCTCGTGGCGCCTGAACGAGCGCCACTACGGCGACCTGCAGGGCAAGGACAAGAAGCAGACCCTGCAGCAGTACGGCGAGGAGCAGTTCATGCTCTGGCGCCGGTCGTACGACGTGCCGCCGCCGGACATCGAGCTCGGCTCGGAGTTCTCGCAGGACCAGGACCCGCGCTACGCCGGTGAGCCGATCCCGCGGGCGGAGGCCCTCAAGCAGGTGCTCGACCGCGCGCTGCCGTACTGGCAGTCGGACATCGTCCCGGACCTCAAGGCCGGGAAGACCACGCTCGTGGCCGCGCACGGCAACTCGATCCGCGCGATCGTGAAGTACCTCGACGACGTGGACGACGCGACGATCGCCGGGATCAACATCCCGACGGGCATCCCGCTCGTCTACCACCTGGACGAGGAGACGCTGAAGCCCACGAACCCGGGCGGCACGTACCTCGACCCGGACGCCGCCGCGGAGGCCATCGCCGCGGTCGCCAACCAGGGCCGCTGA
- the pstB gene encoding phosphate ABC transporter ATP-binding protein PstB, translated as MAQRIDVKNLNIFYGSFRAVADVDMTIEPRSVTAFIGPSGCGKSTFLRTLNRMHEVIPGARVEGTVAVEGVDLYGADIDPVAVRRQVGMVFQRPNPFPTMSIAENVLAGIRLNNRRISKGDANDLVEQSLRGANLWNEVKDRLDRPGSGLSGGQQQRLCIARAIAVKPQVLLMDEPCSALDPISTLAIEDLIAELKSQYTIVIVTHNMQQAARVSEKTAFFNIAGTGQPGRLIEIDDTATMFSSPKEQATEDYISGRFG; from the coding sequence ATGGCCCAGCGCATCGACGTCAAGAACCTCAACATCTTCTACGGCTCGTTCCGCGCCGTGGCCGACGTGGACATGACCATCGAGCCCCGCTCGGTCACCGCGTTCATCGGCCCGTCCGGCTGCGGCAAGTCGACGTTCCTGCGCACCCTCAACCGGATGCACGAGGTGATCCCCGGTGCCCGCGTCGAGGGCACCGTCGCCGTCGAGGGCGTCGACCTGTACGGCGCGGACATCGACCCGGTGGCCGTCCGGCGTCAGGTCGGCATGGTGTTCCAGCGGCCGAACCCGTTCCCCACCATGTCGATCGCCGAGAACGTGCTCGCCGGCATCCGCCTCAACAACCGGCGGATCTCGAAGGGCGACGCGAACGACCTCGTCGAGCAGTCCCTGCGCGGGGCGAACCTCTGGAACGAGGTGAAGGACCGCCTCGACCGGCCCGGCTCCGGGCTGTCCGGCGGCCAGCAGCAGCGCCTCTGCATCGCGCGGGCCATCGCGGTCAAGCCGCAGGTGCTGCTCATGGACGAGCCCTGCTCGGCGCTCGACCCCATCTCGACGCTCGCGATCGAGGACCTCATCGCCGAGCTGAAGTCGCAGTACACGATCGTGATCGTCACCCACAACATGCAGCAGGCCGCGCGCGTGTCCGAGAAGACGGCGTTCTTCAACATCGCGGGCACGGGCCAGCCCGGGCGGCTCATCGAGATCGACGACACGGCGACGATGTTCTCGTCGCCGAAGGAGCAGGCGACCGAGGACTACATCTCGGGCCGCTTCGGCTGA
- the pstS gene encoding phosphate ABC transporter substrate-binding protein PstS yields MKLNRGRTGALALAGVVALSLTACGSDDPTGSGSTGGTDTGSDTSLSGELVGAGASSQESAMEAWRAGFQSANPDVTVSYDPVGSGGGRTSFLDGSVAFAGSDAALDEDELAQAQERCFGSNAVDLPVYISPIAVVFNLEGVDSLNLSAETIANIFNGTITTWDAPEIAEANPDVTLPSTAITPVHRSDESGTTENFTEYLAAASGGAWADEPSGDWPIDGGESGAQTSGLIQAVQGGDGTIGYADASKAGDLGIVSIGVGDSFVAPTEEAAAAALDASPRDETREEGDIVIAIDRETTADGAYPLILASYLVVCQAYDTQEDVDLVKAFATYIASAEGQSASESAAGSAPISDALRTDVQASIDAITLAS; encoded by the coding sequence GTGAAGCTCAACCGCGGTCGTACGGGTGCCCTCGCCCTCGCCGGCGTCGTCGCCCTCTCCCTCACGGCATGTGGTTCGGACGACCCGACCGGCTCCGGCTCGACCGGCGGCACCGACACCGGTTCCGACACCTCGCTCTCGGGCGAGCTCGTCGGCGCGGGCGCCTCGTCGCAGGAGTCGGCCATGGAGGCCTGGCGCGCCGGGTTCCAGAGCGCGAACCCCGACGTCACCGTCTCGTACGACCCCGTCGGCTCCGGCGGCGGCCGCACGTCGTTCCTCGACGGCTCCGTGGCCTTCGCGGGCTCGGACGCCGCGCTGGACGAGGACGAGCTGGCCCAGGCGCAGGAGCGCTGCTTCGGCTCGAACGCCGTCGACCTGCCGGTCTACATCTCCCCGATCGCCGTGGTCTTCAACCTCGAGGGCGTCGACTCCCTGAACCTGTCGGCCGAGACCATCGCGAACATCTTCAACGGCACCATCACCACCTGGGACGCGCCGGAGATCGCCGAGGCCAACCCGGACGTGACGCTGCCGAGCACCGCCATCACGCCCGTGCACCGCTCCGACGAGTCGGGCACCACGGAGAACTTCACCGAGTACCTGGCCGCCGCGTCCGGCGGTGCCTGGGCGGACGAGCCCTCCGGTGACTGGCCGATCGACGGCGGCGAGTCCGGCGCCCAGACCTCCGGCCTGATCCAGGCCGTCCAGGGCGGCGACGGCACCATCGGCTACGCCGACGCCTCGAAGGCCGGCGACCTCGGCATCGTCTCCATCGGCGTCGGCGACTCGTTCGTCGCGCCGACCGAGGAGGCCGCGGCGGCCGCGCTCGACGCCTCGCCGCGCGACGAGACCCGCGAGGAGGGCGACATCGTCATCGCGATCGACCGCGAGACGACCGCCGACGGCGCCTACCCGCTGATCCTCGCGTCGTACCTGGTCGTGTGCCAGGCGTACGACACCCAGGAGGACGTGGACCTGGTCAAGGCCTTCGCCACGTACATCGCCAGCGCCGAGGGCCAGTCGGCCTCCGAGTCCGCCGCGGGGTCCGCACCGATCTCCGACGCGCTGCGCACCGACGTCCAGGCCTCGATCGACGCGATCACCCTGGCGTCCTGA
- a CDS encoding lactonase family protein: protein MTEHLRDLWIGTYPSAGAGTPAGVGEGIWRVALDTGTGQLGRPVLVVESPAPSFVAVDRQAGLLLAVGEHAAGTVSAFRVVAGPDGRPGLVPAGSASSGGDDPCHVLLDPAGRVAYVANYSSGSVAVLAIGPEGPAAGDPAQVLTHEGSGPDAGRQEGSHAHFAALTPDGAHLLVCDLGTDEIRRYRRDAGTGLLTEDGVAATLRPGSGPRHLVFSADGRIAYVACELDVTVAVLAWDAATASGRVVQHVPASEDGAGSGSGGRPLPSHIDRVGDRVLVATRGADVLATFAPAPDGTLAPAGQTALPGAWPRHFAVVDGWTVVADERGGTLTVLRDGAVVSRVPLPAPACVVPA, encoded by the coding sequence GTGACGGAGCACCTGCGCGACCTGTGGATCGGGACCTACCCCTCGGCCGGCGCGGGGACGCCCGCCGGGGTCGGGGAGGGCATCTGGCGCGTCGCGCTCGACACGGGCACGGGGCAGCTGGGCCGACCCGTGCTGGTCGTCGAGTCGCCCGCGCCCTCGTTCGTGGCCGTCGACCGGCAGGCCGGCCTGCTGCTCGCGGTCGGCGAGCACGCCGCCGGGACGGTGTCCGCCTTCCGCGTGGTCGCGGGACCCGACGGCCGGCCGGGCCTGGTGCCCGCGGGCTCGGCGTCGAGCGGCGGCGACGACCCGTGCCACGTGCTGCTCGACCCGGCGGGCCGGGTGGCCTACGTGGCGAACTACTCGTCGGGCTCGGTGGCCGTCCTGGCGATCGGCCCGGAGGGCCCGGCCGCCGGTGACCCCGCCCAGGTGCTGACGCACGAGGGCTCCGGCCCGGACGCCGGCCGCCAGGAGGGGTCCCACGCCCACTTCGCCGCCCTGACCCCGGACGGCGCCCACCTGCTGGTGTGCGACCTCGGCACGGACGAGATCCGCCGGTACCGGCGCGACGCGGGCACGGGGCTGCTCACCGAGGACGGCGTCGCCGCGACGCTGCGTCCCGGCTCCGGCCCGCGGCACCTGGTGTTCTCCGCGGACGGCCGGATCGCGTACGTCGCGTGCGAGCTCGACGTCACGGTGGCGGTGCTGGCCTGGGACGCGGCGACGGCGTCCGGGCGGGTGGTGCAGCACGTCCCCGCCTCCGAGGACGGCGCCGGTTCCGGGTCGGGCGGCCGGCCGCTGCCGTCCCACATCGACCGCGTCGGCGACCGTGTGCTGGTGGCGACGCGTGGCGCGGACGTGCTCGCCACCTTCGCGCCCGCCCCGGACGGCACGCTCGCCCCGGCCGGCCAGACGGCGCTGCCCGGCGCGTGGCCCCGCCACTTCGCGGTGGTCGACGGCTGGACCGTGGTGGCGGACGAGCGCGGGGGCACGCTCACGGTCCTGCGCGACGGTGCGGTCGTCTCCCGCGTGCCCCTGCCGGCCCCGGCCTGCGTCGTGCCGGCATGA
- a CDS encoding LysR family transcriptional regulator: MDTRHLATLRAVRDRGGVTAAAAALHLTPSAVSQQLRALSREAGADVVERVGRGIRLTGPGHALADAALDVAVALERAEAAVEAFRSAPHGVVRVASFQSGAELLLPGLLTRVAAMDGVDVELGDEDVAQDRFAALTADFDLVVAHRPDDAAPWPPGVRAVPLLREPLDVALPPDHPLASRATVTPADLTGEPWIAVREGFPVAGVLDVVAAAAGAPLRVVQRFNDFGVVEALVAAGHGVSLLPRFTAGRRGARLVPLAGVRAGRRIDVLARPDRVERRVVRRVLEALRAEAARFGAAAGTGPR, from the coding sequence ATGGACACGCGGCACCTGGCCACGCTCCGGGCGGTCCGGGACCGCGGCGGCGTCACGGCGGCGGCCGCGGCGCTGCACCTGACGCCCTCCGCGGTCTCGCAGCAGCTGCGCGCCCTGTCCCGCGAGGCGGGCGCGGACGTCGTCGAGCGGGTCGGTCGCGGCATCCGCCTGACCGGACCGGGGCACGCCCTGGCGGACGCCGCCCTCGACGTCGCGGTCGCGCTGGAGCGGGCCGAGGCGGCGGTCGAGGCGTTCCGCTCCGCGCCGCACGGCGTGGTGCGGGTCGCGTCGTTCCAGTCGGGCGCGGAGCTGCTGCTGCCCGGGCTGCTGACGCGCGTCGCGGCGATGGACGGCGTGGACGTCGAGCTCGGGGACGAGGACGTCGCCCAGGACCGGTTCGCCGCGCTGACCGCCGACTTCGACCTCGTGGTGGCGCACCGCCCGGACGACGCCGCGCCCTGGCCGCCCGGCGTGCGCGCGGTCCCGCTGCTGCGCGAGCCGCTCGACGTCGCGCTGCCGCCGGACCACCCGCTGGCCTCCCGCGCGACGGTCACGCCGGCGGACCTCACCGGCGAGCCCTGGATCGCCGTGCGGGAGGGCTTCCCGGTCGCGGGCGTGCTCGACGTGGTCGCCGCGGCGGCGGGCGCACCGCTGCGGGTGGTGCAGCGGTTCAACGACTTCGGCGTCGTCGAGGCGCTGGTCGCCGCCGGGCACGGGGTCAGCCTGCTGCCGCGGTTCACGGCGGGTCGCCGCGGGGCCCGCCTGGTCCCGCTCGCGGGGGTCCGTGCCGGGCGGCGCATCGACGTGCTGGCCCGGCCGGACCGGGTCGAGCGCCGCGTCGTCCGCCGCGTGCTGGAGGCCCTGCGTGCGGAGGCCGCCCGGTTCGGCGCCGCCGCCGGCACCGGCCCCCGGTAG
- the phoU gene encoding phosphate signaling complex protein PhoU: protein MREIFDAELKQLGDDLVAMSRRVEHAIAAAGQALLRQDLALAETVIADDLAIDALERDLDERCVLLLAQQQPVATDLRVVVSALRMSATLERMGDLARHVAQVARARYPHGAIDPALIGVFTEMNDAAVRVAQRTTQVLSTHDLAEAEGIERDDDLLDSLHEETFRVLLGGSWTGTPQQTVDVTLVGRYYERFGDHAVSVARRIVFLVTGEFAAERSATTR, encoded by the coding sequence ATGCGGGAGATCTTCGACGCCGAGCTCAAGCAGCTCGGTGACGACCTGGTCGCGATGAGCCGGCGGGTCGAGCACGCGATCGCGGCGGCCGGGCAGGCGCTGCTGCGCCAGGACCTGGCCCTCGCCGAGACCGTCATCGCCGACGACCTGGCGATCGACGCGCTGGAGCGGGACCTCGACGAGCGCTGCGTCCTGCTGCTCGCCCAGCAGCAGCCGGTCGCCACGGACCTGCGGGTCGTCGTGTCGGCGCTGCGGATGAGCGCCACCCTGGAGCGCATGGGCGACCTCGCCCGGCACGTCGCCCAGGTGGCGCGGGCCCGCTACCCCCACGGGGCGATCGACCCGGCGCTCATCGGGGTGTTCACGGAGATGAACGACGCGGCGGTGCGGGTCGCCCAGCGCACCACGCAGGTGCTCAGCACGCACGACCTCGCCGAGGCCGAGGGCATCGAGCGGGACGACGACCTGCTCGACAGCCTGCACGAGGAGACGTTCCGCGTCCTGCTCGGCGGCTCCTGGACGGGCACGCCCCAGCAGACCGTCGACGTCACGCTGGTCGGCCGGTACTACGAGCGGTTCGGGGACCACGCCGTGTCCGTCGCGCGGCGCATCGTGTTCCTCGTGACCGGCGAGTTCGCCGCGGAGCGTTCCGCCACCACGCGCTGA
- a CDS encoding nitroreductase family deazaflavin-dependent oxidoreductase: MGPILPHPAATRRGTFGPRNTAGPVRVVAVMPITGEYAPSTDTRTREQVELYESSGGTQGTTMRGMPVVVVTMRGATSGKVRKIPLMRVEHDGTYAVVASLGGAPKHPVWYRNLLADPHVELQDGPERRDYVAREVTGAERDLWWDRAVAAYPDYADYQRRTERVIPVLVLEPVGA, translated from the coding sequence ATGGGTCCCATCCTGCCGCACCCGGCCGCGACGCGTCGGGGGACGTTCGGCCCGCGGAACACGGCCGGCCCGGTGCGCGTTGTCGCGGTCATGCCGATCACCGGAGAGTACGCACCGAGCACCGACACCCGGACCCGCGAGCAGGTGGAGCTCTACGAGAGCTCCGGCGGCACGCAGGGCACGACGATGCGCGGGATGCCCGTCGTCGTCGTCACCATGCGGGGAGCGACGTCCGGCAAGGTCCGCAAGATCCCGCTGATGCGCGTCGAGCACGACGGCACCTACGCGGTCGTGGCGTCGCTCGGCGGCGCGCCGAAGCACCCCGTCTGGTACCGGAACCTGCTGGCCGACCCGCACGTCGAGCTGCAGGACGGCCCGGAGCGGCGCGACTACGTGGCGCGCGAGGTCACGGGCGCCGAGCGGGACCTGTGGTGGGACCGCGCCGTCGCGGCCTACCCCGACTACGCGGACTACCAGCGCCGGACCGAGCGCGTGATCCCCGTGCTCGTGCTCGAGCCCGTCGGGGCCTGA
- a CDS encoding CarD family transcriptional regulator, protein MTFTVGETVVYPHHGAALIEEIKTRTIRGEDKIYLKLKVAQGDLTIEVPAENVDLVGVRDVVGQEGLDRVFEVLRAPYTEEPTNWSRRYKANLEKLASGDVIKVAEVVRDLSRRDADRGLSAGEKRMLAKARQILVSELALAEHTEEEKAEAILDEVLAS, encoded by the coding sequence ATGACTTTCACTGTTGGGGAGACTGTTGTCTACCCGCACCACGGTGCAGCGCTGATCGAGGAGATCAAGACCAGGACCATCCGCGGCGAGGACAAGATCTACCTCAAGCTGAAGGTCGCCCAGGGTGACCTGACCATCGAGGTGCCGGCGGAGAACGTCGACCTCGTGGGTGTGCGTGACGTCGTGGGCCAGGAGGGCCTGGACCGGGTGTTCGAGGTGCTGCGCGCCCCGTACACGGAGGAGCCGACCAACTGGTCCCGCCGCTACAAGGCGAACCTGGAGAAGCTCGCGTCCGGCGACGTCATCAAGGTCGCCGAGGTCGTGCGCGACCTGTCCCGCCGGGACGCCGACCGCGGGCTGTCCGCGGGTGAGAAGCGCATGCTGGCGAAGGCCCGGCAGATCCTCGTCTCGGAGCTCGCGCTCGCCGAGCACACCGAGGAGGAGAAGGCCGAGGCCATCCTCGACGAGGTGCTCGCGTCCTGA
- the ispD gene encoding 2-C-methyl-D-erythritol 4-phosphate cytidylyltransferase yields the protein MSTAAILTAAGSGTRLGLPGPKALAEVGGVPLVQHAARRLAASGVIASVVVTVPPGCTDAFRAALGDVDVPVVLVEGDAASRQASVAAGLAAVPPDADVVLVHDAARGLASPALVRSVERAVRAGHRAVVPGLPVTDTVKQVGVHRDGAAPVVATVARAALRAVQTPQGFDRALLDAAHAAGAHRAADEATAATDDAALVEALGEQVWVVPGDESAAKITTPRDLAVAELVARAGVRA from the coding sequence ATGTCGACCGCCGCGATCCTGACCGCCGCCGGCAGCGGGACACGGCTCGGGCTGCCCGGGCCGAAGGCTCTCGCCGAGGTGGGCGGGGTGCCGCTCGTGCAGCACGCCGCACGCCGGCTGGCGGCCTCGGGCGTGATCGCGTCCGTCGTGGTCACGGTGCCGCCCGGGTGCACCGACGCGTTCCGTGCCGCCCTCGGCGACGTGGACGTGCCCGTCGTGCTCGTCGAGGGGGACGCGGCGTCCCGGCAGGCCTCCGTGGCGGCCGGGCTCGCCGCCGTGCCGCCCGACGCCGACGTGGTGCTCGTGCACGACGCGGCGCGGGGACTCGCGTCACCCGCGCTCGTCCGGTCGGTGGAGCGAGCCGTCCGTGCGGGGCACCGGGCGGTCGTGCCCGGGCTGCCCGTGACGGACACCGTCAAGCAGGTCGGCGTGCACCGCGACGGCGCCGCGCCCGTCGTCGCGACCGTCGCACGTGCCGCGCTGCGCGCGGTGCAGACCCCGCAGGGCTTCGACAGGGCGCTGCTCGACGCGGCGCACGCGGCCGGGGCCCACCGCGCCGCGGACGAGGCGACCGCTGCCACCGACGACGCCGCCCTGGTCGAGGCGCTCGGTGAGCAGGTGTGGGTCGTGCCCGGTGACGAGTCCGCCGCGAAGATCACGACACCGCGGGACCTCGCGGTCGCCGAGCTGGTCGCGCGCGCCGGGGTGCGGGCGTGA
- a CDS encoding response regulator transcription factor: MTRILLVEDEESYRDPLAYLLGREGFEVTTAATGPDALTAFDAEGADLVLLDLMLPGLSGTEVCRQLRARSDVPVIMLTAKDGEIDKVVGLELGADDYVTKPYSSRELLARVRAVLRRRQAPAAAAPAPDDEDDGVLAAGPVRMDVERHTVTVGDQVVAFPLKEFELLELLLRNAGRVLTRGQLIDRVWGTDYVGDTKTLDVHVKRVRAKIEPDPANPTLLVTVRGLGYKLLDDGPA, from the coding sequence GTGACCCGCATCCTGCTCGTCGAGGACGAGGAGTCGTACCGCGACCCGCTGGCCTACCTGCTGGGCCGCGAGGGCTTCGAGGTCACCACCGCCGCGACGGGCCCGGACGCCCTGACCGCGTTCGACGCCGAGGGCGCCGACCTGGTGCTGCTCGACCTCATGCTGCCCGGGCTGTCCGGCACGGAGGTCTGCCGCCAGCTGCGGGCGCGCAGCGACGTCCCCGTCATCATGCTGACCGCGAAGGACGGGGAGATCGACAAGGTCGTCGGCCTGGAGCTCGGCGCGGACGACTACGTCACCAAGCCGTACTCCTCGCGGGAGCTGCTGGCCCGGGTGCGCGCCGTGCTGCGCCGCCGCCAGGCACCGGCGGCCGCGGCGCCCGCCCCGGACGACGAGGACGACGGCGTGCTGGCGGCCGGCCCGGTCCGGATGGACGTCGAGCGGCACACCGTCACGGTCGGCGACCAGGTCGTCGCGTTCCCGCTCAAGGAGTTCGAGCTGCTCGAGCTGCTGCTGCGCAACGCCGGTCGGGTCCTCACCCGGGGGCAGCTCATCGACCGCGTGTGGGGCACGGACTACGTGGGGGACACCAAGACCCTCGACGTCCACGTGAAGCGCGTGCGCGCGAAGATCGAGCCCGACCCCGCGAACCCCACCCTGCTCGTGACCGTCCGGGGCCTGGGCTACAAGCTGCTCGACGACGGGCCCGCGTAG
- a CDS encoding pyridoxamine 5'-phosphate oxidase family protein: MAPAGPESAESVLLRVRAESAEYWDAPGGRLATLLSFVRAKVRGERLEGENERVEL, encoded by the coding sequence GTGGCTCCCGCAGGCCCGGAGTCGGCGGAGTCGGTGCTGCTGCGCGTGCGCGCGGAGTCCGCCGAGTACTGGGACGCGCCGGGCGGGCGGCTGGCGACGCTGCTCAGCTTCGTGCGCGCGAAGGTCCGCGGGGAGCGCCTCGAGGGCGAGAACGAGCGCGTCGAGCTCTGA